From a single Rhodococcus qingshengii JCM 15477 genomic region:
- a CDS encoding FecCD family ABC transporter permease, with translation MTTTFVTPEVEVDAVGASRIRRGRRRRIVIAVLTVLAVASFAVTLMVGKTFYPPSDVLRVVLGENVPGASFTVGRLRLPRAVLAVVAGICFGLGGITFQTMLRNPLASPDIIGISSGASAAAAFAIISLSLGGSQVSVFAIAVGLGVAILIYVLSFRDGVAGTRLILIGIGIAAMLDSVTAYLLSTAAAWDLQETMRWLTGSLNGANWGSTVPVLLALVLLGPVLLSQSRNLSTIQLGDDAAQALGVRVERTRILTIIAAVGLIAFATAAAGPIAFVAFLSGPIAARIVGPGTSLLIPSALVGALLVLVADFCGQYAFGTRYPVGVVTGALGAPYLVYLIIRSNRTGGSL, from the coding sequence GTGACCACTACATTCGTTACTCCCGAAGTCGAGGTCGACGCAGTCGGAGCAAGCCGTATCCGACGAGGTAGACGCCGCCGCATCGTGATTGCCGTGCTGACGGTCCTCGCCGTCGCATCCTTCGCGGTCACTCTGATGGTGGGAAAAACCTTCTACCCGCCGTCAGATGTGCTTCGGGTCGTGCTGGGGGAGAACGTGCCTGGTGCCTCGTTCACCGTCGGCCGCCTCCGGTTGCCTCGCGCTGTCCTCGCTGTGGTCGCCGGAATCTGTTTCGGCTTGGGCGGCATCACGTTCCAGACGATGCTGCGCAACCCGCTCGCGAGCCCCGACATCATCGGAATCAGCTCCGGCGCAAGCGCTGCAGCGGCTTTCGCGATCATCTCGCTTTCACTCGGCGGTTCACAGGTATCGGTTTTTGCTATCGCTGTCGGTCTGGGCGTCGCAATCTTGATCTACGTTCTGTCTTTCCGGGACGGTGTAGCGGGCACTCGGCTGATCCTGATCGGTATCGGCATCGCCGCGATGCTCGACAGCGTCACCGCCTACCTTCTCAGTACCGCCGCCGCGTGGGATCTGCAGGAGACGATGCGTTGGCTCACCGGCAGTCTCAACGGTGCCAACTGGGGTTCGACGGTTCCCGTACTCCTGGCGCTGGTCTTGCTCGGGCCGGTGCTGCTGAGCCAATCGCGCAACCTTTCGACCATCCAGCTCGGTGACGACGCAGCACAAGCGCTCGGCGTCAGAGTGGAACGAACGCGCATTCTGACGATCATTGCGGCCGTCGGACTCATCGCCTTTGCCACTGCCGCTGCGGGGCCCATCGCCTTCGTCGCATTTCTGTCAGGGCCCATCGCCGCCCGCATCGTCGGTCCGGGAACATCACTTTTGATTCCGTCGGCGCTGGTCGGAGCGCTGCTGGTGCTCGTCGCCGATTTCTGCGGACAGTACGCCTTCGGCACCCGCTACCCCGTTGGCGTGGTGACCGGTGCGCTGGGAGCGCCGTATCTTGTCTACCTCATCATTCGCTCCAACCGAACGGGAGGTTCGCTGTGA
- a CDS encoding DUF998 domain-containing protein translates to MKERNVARWGLVAALALGGIVYSSWILEFFLDTGLDPVTSFLSELDAENQKYRDVFGNADVLSAILMLISGALGLLITPRRRLYVTGWIALAVFGIATIADASFPLECSGEGCPSSAPDGLLPQLHHVHALTSSVAVFAIFTAMIAFTVGAFRYREHPSLRTTGLTILILTSLATVWMLTTNSIEVSGGGNLGLGIAQRAQVLGMSLWLCTLAFAMSRPPSTGLPASPR, encoded by the coding sequence GTGAAGGAACGCAACGTTGCGCGGTGGGGTTTGGTGGCTGCACTGGCTCTGGGCGGAATCGTCTACTCGTCGTGGATTCTCGAATTCTTCCTGGACACCGGCCTCGACCCGGTGACATCGTTCCTCAGCGAACTCGATGCCGAGAACCAGAAATACCGCGATGTCTTCGGTAACGCCGATGTCCTGTCCGCAATCTTGATGTTGATCTCCGGAGCGCTGGGCCTGCTGATCACGCCCCGGCGAAGGCTCTACGTCACGGGCTGGATTGCGCTGGCAGTGTTCGGCATCGCGACCATCGCCGACGCGTCGTTCCCCCTCGAATGCTCGGGCGAGGGTTGCCCGTCGAGCGCACCCGACGGTCTACTTCCGCAGCTCCACCATGTTCACGCGTTGACGAGCAGCGTGGCGGTCTTCGCGATCTTCACCGCGATGATCGCATTCACCGTGGGAGCATTCAGGTATCGCGAGCACCCTTCTTTGCGGACGACGGGTCTGACCATTCTGATCCTGACTTCCCTTGCGACGGTGTGGATGTTGACGACCAACAGCATCGAAGTCTCCGGCGGCGGTAATCTCGGACTGGGTATCGCTCAACGTGCGCAGGTGCTGGGAATGTCGTTGTGGTTGTGCACCCTGGCATTTGCGATGTCGAGGCCGCCATCCACCGGGCTCCCGGCGTCGCCGCGCTGA
- a CDS encoding putative glycolipid-binding domain-containing protein — MSIQPSGDASWPAVLTWQAHNAPRMESVRVQLNGNRIKASGRIIGGACSEHPAFSASYDLVTDEAGITRRLSVRTALAAGERQMSISRDEEGTWMVENGASHQRSAFDGALDVDVILSPFFNTLPIRRVGLQNDIEDAEVPVVYVNLLDLRVEGATITYSSGADGISVLSPVSSSTLSVDTEGFVLDYPGLATRI; from the coding sequence GTGAGCATCCAACCTTCCGGTGACGCGTCCTGGCCCGCGGTATTGACCTGGCAGGCCCACAACGCTCCTCGTATGGAGTCTGTTCGTGTGCAGCTGAACGGAAATCGCATCAAGGCTTCCGGCCGGATCATCGGTGGAGCCTGCAGTGAGCACCCGGCATTCAGCGCGTCGTACGACCTGGTCACCGACGAGGCCGGCATCACCCGCCGGTTGTCCGTGCGGACCGCCCTGGCCGCCGGTGAGCGTCAGATGTCGATCAGCCGGGACGAAGAAGGCACCTGGATGGTCGAGAACGGCGCCAGTCACCAGCGCTCTGCGTTCGATGGCGCACTCGATGTCGACGTGATCCTCAGCCCGTTCTTCAACACGCTGCCCATCCGCCGCGTCGGCTTGCAGAACGACATCGAAGACGCCGAGGTCCCGGTCGTCTACGTCAATCTCCTCGACCTGCGCGTCGAGGGTGCGACCATCACCTACAGCTCCGGCGCCGACGGAATCAGTGTGCTGTCCCCGGTGTCCAGCTCGACGTTGTCCGTCGATACCGAAGGCTTTGTCCTCGACTACCCGGGTCTGGCAACTCGTATCTAG
- a CDS encoding tRNA adenosine deaminase-associated protein translates to MGAQRAGNKSASSNQSEELEGFGVAVVREEGRWTVKALTPDALTSLSAAETQLRELRSSGAVFGLLDVDDEFFIVLRPAPSGTQLLISDATAAIDYDIAADVLDALHIEIPDIDPDDLDDVEPWEEGDLSVLADLGLPEPVLAVIAAETDLYPDEQLGMIAQRLGFASEFGAALDKLPR, encoded by the coding sequence ATGGGTGCACAGCGCGCGGGTAACAAGAGCGCCTCTTCGAACCAGTCGGAGGAGCTTGAAGGCTTCGGTGTCGCGGTGGTCCGTGAAGAGGGGCGTTGGACGGTCAAGGCACTGACGCCCGACGCGTTGACCTCGCTCTCGGCCGCCGAAACGCAGCTGCGTGAGCTGCGAAGTTCGGGTGCCGTCTTCGGTCTTCTCGACGTCGACGACGAGTTCTTCATCGTGTTGCGTCCGGCGCCGTCGGGCACGCAGTTGCTGATTTCCGACGCGACCGCCGCCATCGACTACGACATCGCAGCCGATGTCCTCGACGCCTTGCACATCGAGATCCCCGACATCGACCCGGACGACCTCGACGATGTCGAACCCTGGGAAGAGGGCGATCTGTCCGTGCTGGCCGATCTGGGCCTGCCGGAACCCGTGCTCGCCGTCATCGCGGCCGAGACCGATCTCTATCCGGACGAGCAGTTGGGGATGATCGCGCAGCGACTCGGGTTCGCATCCGAGTTCGGCGCAGCGCTCGACAAGCTCCCGCGCTAG
- a CDS encoding cation:proton antiporter, protein MPSIASSLFWIALIAAIAPIVAGLIPRRLVPEVVLLLVAGAVVGPFALNIAADSEAIGILRELGLGMLFLLAGYEIDRQELSGRGGRRALYTWLFCLALAFTVVALLGMRNVISAEAAVAIAMTSTALGTLLPILKDNKLLDTRLGKTVLNHGAVGELGPVVAMAVLLSARGAVLSLIVLAVFALIAVIVAVLPGKLIHEGSWTHRLVRAGADTTAQTTVRLTVLLLVSLGVLSAVFSLDVILGAFAAGFILRRLMPEGDERLEIKLDGIAFGFLIPIFFITSGMAIDVSAVAASPGILIAFLILIVVVRGVPVFFVTKFEKVEPPFTTRESAQVALYGATGLPMIVAVTGAAVDAHQMSSDNASILVAAGAITVLLLPMIATLLTKKEKVS, encoded by the coding sequence GTGCCTTCAATTGCCTCCTCGCTGTTCTGGATTGCGCTGATCGCGGCCATCGCGCCGATAGTCGCGGGCCTGATCCCGCGTCGACTGGTTCCCGAAGTGGTGTTGCTACTGGTCGCGGGCGCAGTGGTCGGGCCGTTCGCCCTCAACATCGCAGCTGACAGCGAAGCGATCGGCATCCTGCGCGAACTCGGCCTCGGCATGCTGTTCCTGCTCGCCGGCTACGAGATCGACCGACAGGAACTCAGTGGGCGCGGCGGACGTCGAGCGCTCTACACGTGGCTGTTCTGCCTCGCGCTGGCGTTCACGGTGGTCGCGCTGCTTGGCATGAGGAACGTGATCTCCGCCGAAGCCGCTGTTGCCATCGCGATGACGTCGACCGCTCTGGGCACGCTGCTGCCGATCCTCAAGGACAACAAACTCCTCGACACACGCTTGGGTAAGACCGTCCTCAACCACGGGGCCGTCGGCGAGCTCGGGCCGGTCGTCGCGATGGCGGTGCTGCTGAGTGCCCGTGGTGCCGTGCTGTCGCTGATCGTTCTTGCCGTCTTCGCCTTGATCGCTGTCATCGTTGCGGTGCTGCCCGGCAAGCTGATTCACGAAGGCTCGTGGACACATCGCCTGGTGCGGGCAGGGGCGGACACGACGGCGCAGACGACGGTCCGCCTCACCGTTCTGTTGTTGGTCAGCCTCGGAGTGCTGTCGGCTGTGTTCTCACTCGACGTCATTCTCGGTGCATTTGCGGCCGGCTTCATCCTGCGGCGATTGATGCCAGAGGGCGACGAGCGCCTCGAGATCAAGCTCGACGGGATCGCCTTCGGGTTCCTCATCCCGATTTTCTTCATCACTTCAGGCATGGCGATCGACGTCTCGGCGGTCGCCGCCAGTCCCGGCATACTGATTGCGTTTTTGATCCTGATCGTTGTAGTCCGCGGCGTGCCGGTGTTCTTCGTGACCAAGTTCGAGAAGGTCGAACCACCCTTCACCACGCGCGAAAGTGCGCAAGTCGCGTTGTACGGGGCTACCGGCCTGCCCATGATCGTGGCGGTCACGGGCGCGGCCGTCGACGCGCATCAGATGTCCTCGGACAACGCGTCGATTCTTGTCGCGGCCGGGGCGATCACGGTTCTGCTGTTGCCGATGATTGCCACTCTGTTGACGAAAAAGGAGAAAGTGTCCTGA
- a CDS encoding ABC transporter ATP-binding protein, with amino-acid sequence MTESHTLTVENLELGYGGRTVVESLDLAVPPGKITTIVGANACGKSTLLRSMSRLLSPRSGHVLLDGKDVHRLPAKKLARTLGLLPQSPIAPEGIVVADLVGRGRHPHQRVLSRWSREDDAAVAEALAATDTTGLAERSVDELSGGQRQRVWIAMALAQQTDLLLLDEPTTFLDVSHQVEVLDLLTDLNRTRGTTIVMVLHDLNLAARYGDYLVAMADRRVYAAGDPAEVLTSDNVRTVFGLESRIIPDPMSGKPLVLPLGRHHVLDDVST; translated from the coding sequence GTGACCGAATCCCATACTCTGACTGTCGAAAACCTCGAACTCGGTTACGGAGGACGGACCGTCGTCGAATCGCTCGACCTCGCGGTGCCGCCGGGAAAGATCACGACCATCGTGGGCGCCAACGCGTGCGGCAAATCGACACTGCTGCGGTCGATGTCGCGGCTACTCAGTCCTCGAAGCGGTCATGTTCTGTTGGACGGCAAGGATGTTCATCGCCTGCCTGCGAAGAAGCTCGCTCGCACGCTCGGTCTGCTGCCGCAGTCACCGATCGCACCGGAAGGGATAGTTGTCGCCGATCTCGTCGGCCGTGGTCGTCATCCACATCAGCGGGTGCTGTCGAGGTGGAGCCGCGAGGATGACGCAGCTGTCGCCGAGGCGCTTGCGGCCACGGACACAACCGGATTGGCCGAACGATCGGTGGACGAGCTTTCCGGTGGTCAGCGCCAACGTGTGTGGATTGCGATGGCGCTCGCCCAACAAACCGATCTGCTTCTACTCGACGAGCCGACCACCTTCTTGGACGTGAGCCACCAGGTTGAGGTCTTGGACCTGCTCACCGACCTGAACCGGACTCGGGGTACAACGATTGTCATGGTTCTGCACGATCTCAATCTCGCCGCCCGCTACGGCGACTACCTCGTCGCCATGGCCGATCGCCGGGTCTACGCGGCGGGTGATCCTGCCGAGGTGCTCACGAGCGACAACGTCCGCACCGTGTTCGGTCTCGAGAGCCGAATCATCCCCGACCCCATGTCGGGTAAGCCGTTGGTGTTGCCGCTCGGGCGCCACCATGTGCTCGACGACGTGTCGACGTGA
- a CDS encoding CsbD family protein: MGIADKAQNKAEDLGGKAKEAAGSATGDRDLENEGKGDQVKSAVKDAGEKVKDAASSIKDKLT, translated from the coding sequence ATGGGAATCGCAGACAAGGCTCAGAACAAGGCCGAAGACCTCGGGGGCAAGGCCAAGGAAGCTGCTGGCAGCGCTACCGGTGACCGGGACCTCGAAAACGAAGGCAAGGGCGACCAGGTGAAATCGGCCGTCAAGGATGCAGGCGAGAAGGTCAAGGACGCCGCTTCCAGCATCAAGGACAAGCTCACGTAA
- a CDS encoding nucleoside deaminase translates to MTLADDQRMIRAAIVAARSASDADVPVGAVVFDADGVEVARASNAREASSDPTAHAEILALRAAAKTYGDGWRLEGATLAVTLEPCTMCAGALVLARVSRVVFGAWEPKTGAVGSLWDVVRDKRLTYRPQVRGGVLEDECAGLLEDFFREQRA, encoded by the coding sequence ATGACTCTCGCTGACGATCAGCGCATGATCCGTGCGGCCATCGTGGCCGCACGTTCCGCCTCCGACGCAGACGTCCCGGTCGGGGCAGTGGTGTTCGACGCAGACGGCGTCGAAGTTGCTCGGGCCTCCAATGCCAGGGAAGCGTCGTCCGATCCGACCGCGCACGCCGAAATCCTCGCGTTGCGTGCTGCCGCAAAAACCTACGGTGACGGCTGGCGCCTGGAAGGTGCGACGCTTGCCGTGACCCTCGAGCCATGCACGATGTGTGCGGGCGCTCTGGTCCTCGCCCGGGTTTCTCGGGTCGTTTTCGGGGCGTGGGAGCCGAAAACCGGAGCCGTCGGATCATTATGGGACGTAGTTCGAGATAAAAGATTGACCTATCGGCCGCAGGTGCGCGGCGGCGTCCTCGAGGACGAATGCGCTGGGCTTTTGGAAGATTTCTTCCGCGAGCAGCGGGCCTGA
- a CDS encoding very short patch repair endonuclease yields the protein MPATDPATSARMSAQRRRDTKPEIALRRELHRRGLRYFVDRAPVKGVRRRADLVFPRRKVAVFVDGCFWHSCPQHATFPKNNAQWWTDKLAANVVRDRDTDARLAEQGWTVIRIWEHEDPLVAAERVQKALLGP from the coding sequence GTGCCTGCGACGGATCCTGCCACCAGCGCTCGGATGAGCGCTCAGCGTCGGCGCGACACCAAACCCGAAATCGCACTTCGACGCGAGCTGCATCGACGCGGACTCCGGTACTTCGTGGATCGGGCGCCTGTCAAAGGTGTTCGCCGACGGGCCGATCTGGTATTTCCACGCCGCAAAGTCGCGGTGTTCGTGGACGGATGCTTCTGGCACAGCTGCCCGCAGCATGCGACGTTTCCCAAGAACAACGCGCAGTGGTGGACGGACAAGTTGGCCGCCAACGTGGTTCGAGACCGCGACACCGATGCACGTCTGGCAGAGCAGGGTTGGACCGTCATCCGCATCTGGGAGCACGAAGATCCGCTGGTAGCGGCCGAACGCGTCCAGAAAGCCCTGCTCGGTCCGTAA
- a CDS encoding DNA cytosine methyltransferase: MVGLFAGIGGLELGLSEHGWNTELLCEIDPGAQAVLRSRFADVPLHGDVTKLRALPSDIELVAAGFPCQDLSQAGKTAGITGARSGLVDEVFRLVKRKKGPRWLLIENVPFMLQLGKGAAMRHITDALEDLGYTWAYRVVDARAFGLPQRRQRVIMLASRTDDPREILFGQDAGERLGGDPADYPCGFYWTEGTRGLGWAVNAVPTLKGGSSVGIPSQPAVRLPSGEIVTPGLVDAERLQGFDPDWTLPSVEVPGLRHSHRWKLVGNAVSVRMASWVGGRLSDPIEYDAAGETPLEPGDAWPSAAWGRNRQAFRVHTSTWPVQYDYEDLSGFLEDTRLLSARATAGFLKRARMGNLRFIPGFIEDVESHLERMGGYPEAAA; this comes from the coding sequence ATGGTGGGTTTGTTTGCCGGTATCGGTGGTCTCGAGTTGGGGCTCTCGGAACATGGGTGGAACACCGAACTGCTGTGTGAAATCGATCCGGGCGCGCAGGCAGTTCTCCGTTCGCGTTTCGCCGACGTGCCGTTGCACGGTGACGTCACCAAACTTCGCGCGCTGCCCAGTGACATCGAATTGGTGGCCGCCGGTTTCCCCTGCCAGGACCTCTCTCAGGCCGGCAAAACGGCAGGCATCACCGGCGCACGCTCAGGCCTGGTGGACGAGGTGTTCCGTCTGGTCAAGCGTAAGAAGGGCCCGCGCTGGCTGTTGATCGAGAACGTTCCGTTCATGCTCCAGCTCGGCAAGGGCGCCGCCATGCGGCACATCACCGACGCCCTCGAAGACCTCGGATACACCTGGGCGTACCGGGTGGTCGACGCCCGCGCCTTCGGACTCCCCCAGCGTCGCCAGCGAGTCATCATGCTTGCCTCGCGCACAGATGATCCTCGCGAAATCCTGTTCGGCCAGGACGCCGGCGAGCGCCTGGGTGGCGATCCCGCGGACTACCCCTGCGGCTTCTACTGGACGGAAGGCACTCGCGGTCTCGGATGGGCCGTCAATGCCGTGCCGACGCTCAAGGGCGGCTCGTCCGTCGGCATCCCCAGTCAGCCGGCAGTCCGGTTGCCGTCAGGTGAGATCGTCACTCCCGGTCTAGTCGATGCCGAGCGACTGCAGGGTTTCGATCCCGACTGGACGCTGCCGTCCGTCGAGGTTCCCGGCCTACGCCACAGCCATCGCTGGAAGCTCGTCGGCAATGCCGTGAGCGTGCGGATGGCGTCGTGGGTCGGTGGCCGGTTGAGCGATCCCATCGAATACGACGCCGCGGGCGAGACGCCACTCGAACCGGGCGACGCCTGGCCGAGTGCGGCCTGGGGCCGTAACCGCCAGGCCTTCCGCGTCCATACCTCGACCTGGCCGGTCCAGTACGACTACGAGGATCTGAGCGGCTTCCTCGAAGACACGCGGTTGCTGTCGGCTCGGGCCACCGCCGGCTTCCTCAAGCGCGCACGCATGGGTAATCTTCGGTTCATCCCCGGTTTCATCGAGGACGTCGAAAGCCATCTCGAGCGGATGGGCGGATACCCCGAGGCCGCAGCATGA
- a CDS encoding prephenate dehydrogenase: MCQPELVSAIDSAPPVCVLGLGLIGGSLLRAAVRSGRQAWGYNRSSESADAARADGFDADTDLVSVLQRANESGAIIVIAVPMPAVDATLEAIAAHAPDNPITDVVSVKGEVKAAVERAGLSAKFVGGHPMAGTSASGWAVGDADLFVDAVWVVATDNGVDADVWSQVADLALDCGSVVVPAESLEHDRAVARISHLPHLLAETLAITGAAGGELALGLAAGSFRDGTRVAGSAPGLVRAMCEGNRDALLVALDEALDLLQGARTDLLDNGSTARLVDAGFAARGAYESHERWDIEDVQAGEPDWINRMRDAGRRGGVIRRSAT, from the coding sequence ATGTGCCAACCTGAACTCGTGTCTGCGATCGATTCCGCCCCACCAGTCTGCGTTCTCGGCCTCGGATTGATCGGCGGTTCGCTACTTCGCGCCGCCGTCCGATCCGGCCGCCAGGCGTGGGGTTACAACCGTTCCAGCGAGTCCGCCGACGCGGCCCGAGCCGACGGTTTCGACGCCGACACCGATCTGGTTTCAGTGCTGCAGAGAGCAAACGAAAGCGGCGCGATCATTGTGATCGCCGTGCCGATGCCTGCCGTCGACGCCACCTTGGAGGCAATCGCCGCGCATGCGCCCGACAATCCGATCACGGACGTCGTCAGCGTCAAGGGTGAAGTGAAGGCCGCGGTCGAACGAGCGGGCTTGAGCGCCAAGTTCGTGGGCGGTCATCCGATGGCGGGGACGTCAGCTTCGGGTTGGGCGGTCGGGGATGCCGATCTGTTCGTCGACGCGGTATGGGTTGTTGCCACCGACAACGGCGTCGACGCAGATGTGTGGTCGCAGGTCGCCGACCTCGCGCTCGACTGCGGCTCGGTGGTAGTGCCGGCCGAATCCCTCGAGCACGATCGAGCAGTCGCGCGAATCTCGCATCTGCCTCACCTGCTCGCGGAAACGCTTGCGATCACCGGAGCTGCCGGCGGCGAACTGGCTCTCGGGCTGGCTGCCGGATCATTTCGCGACGGCACCCGCGTAGCCGGGAGCGCTCCTGGCCTGGTGCGGGCGATGTGCGAGGGCAACCGCGACGCCCTGCTGGTCGCGCTGGACGAGGCGCTCGACCTTTTGCAGGGTGCACGTACCGATCTGCTCGACAACGGCTCGACGGCACGATTGGTGGACGCAGGGTTCGCGGCGCGCGGCGCCTACGAGTCGCACGAGCGGTGGGACATCGAAGACGTTCAGGCCGGAGAACCCGACTGGATCAACCGGATGCGAGACGCCGGTCGACGCGGCGGCGTCATCCGGCGATCCGCAACCTAG
- a CDS encoding alpha/beta hydrolase family protein has translation MSLASSFFAHPHQAFTAGFYRNESFDFELRVVLGQATFGAADTGEVLSAIAHVGEKDLEGWYEAWFDLGTRVFGQAVEAAEAGHSRSASNAYLRAASYFGVAINAVDGLSDDSVLVPTFKRHRQAWDRFVDTTSRPVERVRIPYEDTYLPGYFFRPTGDVRRPTLIMVNGSDGPISGLWGSGGAGALERGYNVLMFDGPGQQSMLFERNIPFRHDWEAVITPVVDYLVDRPDVDASKLAMYGISQGGYWVPQSLAFEHRIAAAIADPGVVDVAASWLAHIPKNMQKLLDEGKSEAFDRDMAIGLGMKFSKDSARIWRFRARPYLADGYYNTLAEVRKYHLEDVAGSISTPLLITDPEDEQFWPGQSKRLAALAGGPTTVVPFTAAEGANFHCQPMARRLTDQRMFDWLDEQLDL, from the coding sequence ATGTCTCTCGCGTCGTCGTTCTTCGCCCATCCGCACCAGGCGTTCACTGCTGGTTTCTATCGCAACGAATCCTTCGACTTCGAGCTACGAGTCGTTCTCGGGCAAGCCACCTTCGGCGCGGCAGACACCGGCGAAGTGCTCTCGGCCATCGCTCACGTCGGCGAGAAGGACCTCGAAGGCTGGTACGAGGCCTGGTTCGACCTCGGTACACGGGTATTCGGGCAGGCCGTAGAGGCAGCCGAGGCCGGGCATTCGCGAAGCGCGTCCAACGCGTACCTGCGGGCGGCGTCGTACTTCGGTGTGGCGATCAACGCCGTCGACGGTCTCAGCGACGATTCGGTTCTGGTCCCCACTTTCAAACGTCACCGACAGGCGTGGGACCGCTTCGTCGACACCACCTCCCGGCCCGTCGAACGCGTCCGGATCCCTTACGAGGACACCTACCTGCCCGGATACTTCTTCCGGCCGACCGGCGACGTGCGACGGCCGACGTTGATCATGGTGAACGGTAGCGACGGCCCGATCAGCGGGCTGTGGGGCAGCGGCGGTGCCGGGGCGCTCGAGCGGGGCTACAACGTGTTGATGTTCGACGGTCCCGGTCAGCAGTCGATGCTCTTCGAGCGCAACATCCCGTTCCGTCACGACTGGGAAGCCGTCATCACGCCCGTCGTCGACTATCTCGTGGACCGGCCGGACGTCGATGCGTCGAAGCTGGCGATGTACGGGATCAGTCAGGGCGGGTACTGGGTGCCGCAGTCGTTGGCGTTCGAGCATCGGATCGCGGCAGCGATCGCCGATCCGGGGGTCGTGGACGTGGCCGCGTCGTGGCTCGCCCATATCCCCAAGAACATGCAGAAGCTACTCGACGAGGGGAAGTCGGAGGCCTTCGACCGCGACATGGCGATAGGGCTGGGGATGAAATTCTCGAAGGACAGCGCCCGGATCTGGCGTTTCCGAGCGCGTCCGTACCTCGCCGACGGCTACTACAACACTCTCGCCGAGGTTCGGAAGTACCACCTCGAAGACGTCGCCGGCTCGATCTCCACTCCCCTGCTCATCACCGATCCGGAAGACGAGCAATTCTGGCCTGGTCAATCCAAGCGGCTTGCCGCCCTCGCCGGCGGACCGACGACGGTGGTTCCCTTCACCGCTGCCGAGGGCGCGAACTTCCACTGCCAGCCCATGGCGAGGCGTCTGACTGATCAGCGGATGTTCGACTGGCTCGACGAGCAGTTGGATCTCTGA
- a CDS encoding pyridoxamine 5'-phosphate oxidase family protein: protein MTASNAPGGRIESVEQLNAILGQPHPTIMEKQTAYTTPLIREFIEQARFFVLATSDAAGNCDCSPRGDLVSQVLFPDEKTLVLPDRPGNRRADSYRNMIENPHVGILFLAPGHDEIVRVNGTATLSTDPDLLDSMAMNGKPAQLAVIVQIDEAYLHCARAILRAKLWDLSTWPASDEVPSLRDMMAEQHSLRVEDLEPARQEAYRKYLY from the coding sequence GTGACGGCGTCGAACGCCCCGGGCGGGCGGATCGAATCCGTGGAACAACTCAATGCGATTCTCGGACAGCCCCATCCGACGATCATGGAGAAGCAGACCGCTTACACGACTCCGTTGATCCGTGAATTCATCGAGCAGGCACGGTTTTTTGTGCTCGCGACATCCGATGCGGCCGGAAATTGCGACTGCTCGCCGCGTGGAGACCTGGTCAGTCAGGTTCTGTTTCCCGACGAGAAGACGCTCGTGCTCCCGGATCGTCCGGGCAACCGGCGCGCTGACTCGTACCGGAACATGATCGAGAATCCTCACGTGGGGATCCTCTTTCTCGCGCCCGGGCACGACGAGATCGTGCGCGTCAACGGCACGGCGACTCTGTCCACCGATCCTGATCTGTTGGATTCGATGGCGATGAACGGCAAGCCTGCACAGCTTGCGGTGATCGTGCAGATCGACGAGGCGTATCTGCATTGCGCGAGAGCAATTCTGCGGGCGAAGTTGTGGGATCTGTCGACGTGGCCGGCATCCGATGAGGTGCCGAGTCTGCGCGACATGATGGCGGAGCAACACAGCCTGCGCGTCGAGGACCTCGAACCCGCCAGACAAGAGGCGTACCGCAAGTACCTGTACTGA
- a CDS encoding DUF4352 domain-containing protein produces MAFFVIVAIATGGGDKDKEESAAAPTTTQAADNGASVAAVAPAEAPKETKSSNPGIGEEVRDGKFGFVVTGIETGLTTIGDNPYLQEQAEGQFVLVHVEITNTSDKPQAYFGSNQTLIDTEGREFTNNTMAAINIDAETAIGGDINPGITRKTTIVFDIPTSATPKEIEVHDSMFSGGATISLQ; encoded by the coding sequence GTGGCGTTCTTCGTGATTGTCGCGATCGCCACTGGCGGCGGGGACAAAGACAAGGAAGAATCCGCCGCGGCCCCCACAACCACGCAAGCCGCGGACAACGGTGCCTCCGTGGCCGCAGTTGCCCCGGCCGAAGCTCCCAAGGAAACGAAGTCTTCGAATCCCGGAATCGGCGAGGAAGTGCGAGACGGAAAGTTCGGTTTCGTCGTGACGGGTATCGAGACCGGCCTCACGACGATCGGCGACAATCCCTACTTGCAAGAGCAAGCTGAGGGTCAGTTCGTACTCGTTCACGTCGAGATCACGAACACTTCCGACAAGCCCCAGGCTTACTTCGGATCCAATCAGACCTTGATCGACACCGAAGGTCGCGAGTTCACCAACAACACGATGGCAGCGATCAATATCGACGCCGAAACCGCGATCGGCGGCGACATAAACCCCGGCATCACACGGAAGACCACCATTGTCTTCGACATCCCGACCAGTGCCACCCCCAAGGAGATCGAGGTACACGACTCGATGTTCTCCGGTGGCGCCACAATTTCGCTTCAGTAA